The following are encoded in a window of Kitasatospora sp. NBC_01250 genomic DNA:
- a CDS encoding type II toxin-antitoxin system RatA family toxin — translation MPRVEVDLRIAVPPEQAWAAVVDVLGYPECMESVDSVEIVDQPDESHRTTAWSVRLKGSVLCWTETELIDHQARRFDFEQLSGDLGEFAGHWAVRPAPPGGSTVSLHVDFDIGIPLLAQMLNPVAADALRENAAQMLAALEQRLLGGPPAGDPSVQEATARPLSGSEALR, via the coding sequence ATGCCACGCGTTGAAGTGGATCTGCGCATCGCCGTGCCACCCGAGCAGGCCTGGGCGGCGGTGGTGGACGTGCTGGGCTACCCGGAGTGCATGGAGAGCGTCGACTCGGTCGAGATCGTCGACCAGCCCGACGAGAGCCACCGGACCACCGCCTGGTCGGTGCGGCTCAAGGGATCGGTGCTGTGCTGGACCGAGACCGAGCTGATCGACCACCAGGCGCGCCGCTTCGACTTCGAGCAGCTCAGCGGCGACCTGGGGGAGTTCGCCGGACACTGGGCGGTGCGGCCCGCGCCGCCCGGCGGCAGCACCGTCTCGCTGCACGTGGACTTCGACATCGGCATCCCGCTTCTGGCGCAGATGCTCAACCCGGTGGCGGCGGACGCACTGCGGGAGAACGCGGCGCAGATGCTCGCGGCCCTGGAGCAGCGGCTGCTCGGCGGGCCGCCGGCAGGTGATCCGTCCGTCCAGGAGGCCACGGCTCGGCCGCTGTCCGGTTCGGAGGCGCTGCGGTGA
- a CDS encoding SpoIIE family protein phosphatase, whose translation MTSTSSTSTTETHPAAPEQSRPAAVLDGRGLVALWTPAAHRLLGYTAEEVVDRPVGRLLRAPLPAPVRRAVAEGHSWYGLLWARHRDGHSIEIGVEAHPCRTGDDRWRWVLLLEPAERRVARLVERAFTQSPIATSLYDTQARLVRANPQIVELAGQDEAEMLGRRIDEIHPFPPFLEFAELQRQALRTGRPTHTRMVSPPPSGGRERAWDVFMTPLIDETGTVSGVSASTIDVSLEHRARQRLLLATSACDRIGSTLDATRTAQELADTLVGRFADFAAIDLYESLLRPGRPAADQADSTLLRCAQASVLEGCPESPVLPGQLALHPPLPPFLAALRGAGPSLHQLGPAEAVILSPTPGSPRPHSLLLVPVTARGVTLGVAAILRHQRPEPFDQDDLLLAEEIVTRAGTCIDNARRYAHERDISLALQRTLLPHHTPEQDALDVAFRYLPAHNGRDTGGVWFDVIPLSGTRVALVAGDVTARGINASATTGRLRTAVRALADLDLPPDELLAHLDDLVTQLDREERRPAQREPADTSAGIGATCLYAVYDPVARRCTLASAGHPAPALRRPGAPAESVPLSAGPPLGTGAITFETTETELPEGSVLVLHSGYRRTPPGAGAQTVRQALSIAQGSPDQTCDQVLRALRSEDDVAVLTARTRGIAPSRVATWQLPADPAVVAEARAKVGALLTAWDLADLAFTTELVVTELVTNAIRYGRTPIELRLVHGRRLICEVSDAAAASPRLRRAHPDDEGGRGLYLVAQLTQRWGSRFTADGKTIWTEQDLVPQL comes from the coding sequence ATGACCAGCACGAGCAGCACGAGCACCACCGAAACCCACCCCGCCGCCCCCGAGCAGTCCCGGCCGGCCGCCGTCCTCGACGGCCGCGGCCTGGTCGCGCTCTGGACCCCGGCAGCGCACCGACTGCTCGGCTACACCGCCGAGGAGGTCGTCGACCGCCCCGTCGGCCGGCTGCTCCGCGCACCGCTGCCGGCGCCCGTACGGCGGGCCGTGGCCGAGGGGCACTCCTGGTACGGCCTGCTGTGGGCCCGGCACCGCGACGGCCATTCGATCGAGATCGGCGTCGAGGCCCACCCCTGCCGGACCGGGGACGACCGCTGGCGCTGGGTACTGCTCCTCGAACCCGCCGAGCGCCGGGTCGCCCGCCTGGTCGAACGCGCCTTCACGCAGTCCCCGATCGCCACCTCGCTCTACGACACGCAGGCCCGACTGGTCCGGGCCAACCCGCAGATCGTCGAACTGGCCGGGCAGGACGAGGCGGAGATGCTCGGCCGGCGGATCGACGAGATCCACCCCTTCCCCCCGTTCCTGGAGTTCGCCGAACTCCAGCGCCAGGCCCTGCGCACCGGCAGGCCCACGCACACCAGAATGGTCAGCCCCCCGCCCAGCGGCGGCCGGGAACGCGCCTGGGACGTCTTCATGACCCCGCTGATCGACGAGACCGGCACGGTGAGCGGAGTCAGCGCCTCAACCATCGACGTCTCCCTGGAACACCGGGCCCGGCAACGGCTGTTGCTCGCCACCAGCGCCTGCGACCGGATCGGCAGCACGCTGGACGCCACCCGCACCGCCCAGGAACTGGCCGACACCCTGGTCGGCCGGTTCGCCGACTTCGCCGCCATCGACCTGTACGAGAGCCTGCTGCGGCCCGGCCGACCGGCCGCCGACCAGGCCGACAGCACCCTGCTGCGCTGCGCGCAGGCGTCGGTCCTCGAAGGCTGCCCCGAAAGCCCGGTCCTGCCAGGCCAGTTGGCGCTCCACCCGCCGCTGCCTCCGTTCCTCGCCGCGTTGCGCGGCGCCGGGCCGTCACTGCACCAGCTCGGGCCGGCCGAGGCCGTCATCCTCTCCCCCACCCCGGGCAGTCCCCGGCCGCACTCCCTGCTGCTCGTGCCGGTCACCGCGCGCGGCGTGACCCTGGGCGTGGCCGCCATCCTGCGCCATCAGCGGCCGGAACCGTTCGACCAGGACGACCTGCTGCTCGCCGAGGAGATCGTCACCCGGGCCGGGACCTGCATCGACAACGCCCGCCGCTACGCCCACGAACGCGACATCTCGCTCGCCCTGCAGCGCACCCTGCTGCCGCACCACACCCCCGAACAGGACGCGCTCGACGTCGCCTTCCGCTACCTGCCCGCCCACAACGGACGCGACACCGGCGGCGTCTGGTTCGACGTCATCCCGCTGTCCGGCACCCGCGTCGCACTCGTCGCCGGAGACGTCACCGCACGCGGGATCAACGCCTCCGCCACCACCGGCCGGCTGCGCACCGCGGTGCGCGCCCTGGCCGATCTCGACCTGCCGCCCGACGAACTCCTCGCCCACCTCGACGACCTCGTCACCCAGCTCGACCGCGAGGAGCGCCGCCCGGCCCAGCGGGAGCCCGCGGACACCTCGGCCGGCATCGGCGCGACCTGCCTCTACGCCGTCTACGACCCGGTGGCCCGCCGCTGCACCCTGGCCAGCGCCGGACACCCCGCTCCGGCCCTGCGCCGCCCCGGCGCCCCGGCCGAATCCGTCCCGCTGTCCGCCGGACCGCCGCTGGGCACCGGCGCGATCACCTTCGAGACCACCGAGACCGAACTCCCCGAGGGCTCGGTGCTCGTCCTCCACAGCGGCTACCGCCGCACCCCGCCCGGCGCCGGAGCACAGACCGTGCGGCAGGCGCTGTCCATCGCCCAGGGCAGCCCGGACCAGACCTGCGACCAGGTGCTCCGAGCCCTGCGGTCCGAGGACGACGTCGCGGTGCTGACCGCCCGGACCCGCGGCATCGCCCCCTCCCGGGTGGCGACCTGGCAGCTCCCCGCCGACCCCGCAGTGGTGGCCGAGGCCCGCGCGAAGGTGGGCGCGCTGCTGACCGCGTGGGACCTCGCGGACCTGGCCTTCACCACCGAACTGGTCGTCACGGAACTCGTGACCAACGCCATCCGCTACGGCCGCACTCCCATCGAACTGCGCCTGGTCCACGGGCGCCGGCTCATCTGCGAGGTCTCCGACGCGGCAGCCGCCTCACCGCGCCTGCGCCGGGCCCATCCGGACGACGAGGGCGGGCGCGGCCTGTACCTGGTCGCCCAGCTCACCCAGCGCTGGGGCTCCCGCTTCACCGCCGACGGCAAGACCATCTGGACCGAACAGGACCTCGTGCCGCAGCTCTGA
- a CDS encoding 2-isopropylmalate synthase, producing the protein MRFGCAVGIRRTEGGGSGMDAVRESARAGRMVFFEESARDGAQAKTLMSADFRVRLAREQGAVFGTDGPRHVVFAAGFPSVCAQEFEATRQVALEAQESVSPAAICRGTTADVRLALSAVRGAAHARVMVIVAASEATARALVHCGARTALAQGLQVVKEAVDLADGVAVDVCLVDAPRADHALVAEYAGAMTAQGAGTIVLADTVGDLLPGRTRELFTRVAAGAGPDAVLVSHLHNDLGLGLANTLAALETGVRVAACSWLGMAERSGMVATEQVLFLLAHDPAKAAQVLGADCRPWWTAPDLTRLPGIARMVSAETGVPLTVTTPIVGTGVATISTGTPFTHPRTFQPYDPEQHLGLPATVVLTHLASARVLHAVAERLGHHLDPAQTRTALAWVKDRAYRLGRAVVADSDFAAYLDGLTSAHASGTDTHARP; encoded by the coding sequence ATGCGTTTCGGCTGCGCGGTGGGCATCCGCCGCACGGAGGGCGGGGGCTCGGGGATGGACGCGGTACGGGAGTCGGCGCGGGCCGGCCGCATGGTGTTCTTCGAGGAGTCGGCGCGCGACGGAGCGCAGGCCAAGACCCTGATGAGCGCGGACTTCCGGGTGCGGCTGGCCCGGGAGCAGGGGGCGGTCTTCGGGACGGACGGGCCGCGGCACGTGGTGTTCGCCGCCGGGTTCCCCTCGGTCTGCGCGCAGGAGTTCGAGGCGACCCGTCAGGTCGCGCTGGAGGCCCAGGAGTCGGTGAGCCCGGCCGCGATCTGCCGGGGCACCACGGCGGACGTGCGACTGGCACTGAGCGCGGTGCGCGGTGCGGCGCACGCGCGGGTGATGGTGATCGTGGCGGCTTCGGAGGCGACCGCGCGGGCCCTGGTCCACTGCGGCGCCCGTACGGCGCTGGCGCAGGGGCTGCAGGTGGTCAAGGAGGCCGTGGACCTGGCGGACGGTGTGGCGGTGGACGTCTGCCTGGTGGACGCACCGCGGGCCGACCACGCCCTGGTGGCCGAGTACGCGGGGGCGATGACGGCCCAGGGGGCCGGGACGATCGTGCTGGCCGACACGGTCGGCGACCTGCTGCCCGGCCGGACGCGCGAGCTGTTCACGCGGGTCGCGGCGGGCGCGGGCCCGGACGCGGTCCTGGTCTCGCACCTGCACAACGACCTCGGCCTGGGGCTGGCCAACACGCTGGCCGCGCTGGAGACCGGCGTCCGGGTGGCGGCCTGTTCCTGGCTGGGCATGGCCGAGCGCAGCGGCATGGTGGCCACCGAGCAGGTGCTCTTCCTGCTGGCCCACGACCCGGCCAAGGCCGCACAGGTCCTGGGAGCCGACTGCCGGCCGTGGTGGACGGCCCCGGACCTGACCCGGCTGCCCGGGATCGCACGGATGGTGTCGGCCGAGACGGGAGTGCCGCTGACCGTCACCACCCCGATCGTGGGCACCGGGGTCGCCACCATCTCCACCGGCACCCCCTTCACCCACCCGCGGACCTTCCAGCCCTACGACCCCGAGCAACACCTGGGCCTGCCGGCGACGGTGGTCCTGACCCACCTGGCCAGCGCGCGGGTGCTCCACGCGGTCGCCGAACGGCTCGGCCACCACCTCGACCCCGCCCAGACCCGCACCGCCCTGGCCTGGGTCAAGGACCGCGCCTACCGGCTCGGCCGGGCCGTCGTCGCCGACAGCGACTTCGCCGCCTACCTGGACGGCCTGACCAGCGCCCACGCCTCCGGAACGGACACCCATGCCCGCCCCTGA
- a CDS encoding GNAT family N-acetyltransferase, producing the protein MQPTRSTAEEPGCHIELLHSIDELPPGDWERLAPADDPMWARGVFTALECSSVGPSGYAYLTLRQDGVLTAVLPLCLFRDLRLDRVVGPRERRLLAPVRRLAPRLLRVPMLFCGNLLGQGHVLAPGELGEEAARKLVAAVLDFARRERLGTVVFKDFAPADLDPLRTALRAADFFLVPSLPDTELRLAQGSFEEYLAALPAKPRRNARSKIRKFEARTELRIEVLDEFGHLLPQLHCLYRQVMDRADQTLDLLDTAFWAAVQGGEGLRRRLVVCFEGERPVAFLLCLFAGSGATGARIGLDYRLAHEARLYHNVHYAAIRLAIAAGCRHIRFAQTAYQPKLELGCELVEQWYAMTHVRPLPRAVLRRLLPRALGAALAEALGPNAPAPAAAPVAPGPAPEDERHEERSRHATR; encoded by the coding sequence GTGCAGCCGACCAGGAGTACCGCCGAAGAGCCGGGCTGCCACATCGAACTGCTGCACAGCATCGATGAGTTGCCGCCCGGGGACTGGGAGCGGCTGGCCCCCGCCGACGACCCGATGTGGGCCCGCGGCGTCTTCACCGCGCTGGAGTGCAGCAGCGTCGGGCCCAGCGGCTACGCCTACCTGACACTCCGTCAGGACGGTGTGCTGACAGCCGTCCTGCCGCTCTGCCTGTTCCGTGACCTGCGGCTGGACCGGGTCGTCGGGCCGCGCGAGCGGCGACTGCTCGCCCCGGTGCGCAGGCTGGCGCCCCGGCTGCTGCGGGTGCCGATGCTCTTCTGCGGCAACCTGCTGGGCCAGGGGCACGTGCTGGCCCCGGGAGAGCTCGGCGAGGAGGCCGCCCGGAAGCTGGTGGCGGCGGTGCTCGACTTCGCGCGGCGCGAGCGGCTGGGCACGGTGGTGTTCAAGGACTTCGCCCCGGCGGACCTGGACCCGCTGCGCACCGCGCTGCGAGCCGCCGACTTCTTCCTCGTGCCGAGCCTGCCCGACACCGAACTGCGCCTCGCCCAGGGCTCGTTCGAGGAGTACCTGGCCGCACTGCCGGCCAAGCCGCGGCGCAACGCCCGCAGCAAGATCCGCAAGTTCGAGGCCCGGACCGAGCTGCGGATCGAGGTGCTCGACGAGTTCGGCCACCTGCTGCCGCAACTCCACTGCCTCTACCGGCAGGTGATGGACCGCGCCGACCAGACGCTCGACCTGCTCGACACCGCGTTCTGGGCCGCCGTGCAGGGCGGGGAGGGGCTGCGCCGCCGCCTGGTGGTCTGCTTCGAGGGGGAGCGGCCGGTCGCCTTCCTGCTCTGCCTCTTCGCGGGCTCGGGGGCCACCGGCGCCCGGATCGGCCTGGACTACCGGCTCGCCCACGAGGCGCGGCTCTACCACAACGTGCACTACGCGGCGATCCGCCTGGCGATCGCGGCCGGCTGCCGGCACATCCGCTTCGCCCAGACCGCCTACCAGCCCAAGCTCGAACTGGGCTGCGAGCTGGTCGAGCAGTGGTACGCGATGACCCACGTCCGCCCGCTGCCGCGCGCGGTGCTGCGGCGACTGCTGCCCCGGGCACTGGGCGCGGCGCTCGCCGAGGCGCTCGGCCCGAACGCCCCTGCCCCTGCTGCTGCCCCGGTCGCCCCCGGGCCGGCCCCGGAAGACGAACGCCACGAGGAAAGGTCGCGTCATGCCACGCGTTGA
- a CDS encoding aspartate aminotransferase family protein, with protein sequence MSGAPRTGQARAAEAFDRLRRHLSPKLALTGNFAGRGAVEEHAEGCRVTLSDGRTVLDFGSYAVTLLGHRHPAAVAAVRRQLDAMPTSTRSLANPVAAEAAACLSAYLGDALPKVYFGLNGADVVEVAVKLARLATGRGRVVAVRGGFHGKSLGALALTHHPLYRAGLLGCRADVVHVDADDPAAVLREVAGGEVAAVVLEPVQGENGAVPLATGVLRQWCEDAARHGSFVIADEIQCGLRRCGERSVALADGLPVDAVLFGKPLGGGVLPLSALLCSERMYAPLAADPFLHSATFGGHPLACAVLPAVLPVIEELAEHGRMLSAALDEELERLRERYPAVVREVRGRGLLRGIDFCSPQAAGSVVVELAGAGLLVSPCLSSPTTVRLLPPLVSTPADVAQAAGILDAAIAVAERTVPVTSAG encoded by the coding sequence GTGAGCGGCGCCCCGCGGACCGGCCAGGCCCGCGCCGCCGAGGCCTTCGACCGGCTGCGCCGCCACCTGTCCCCGAAGCTCGCGCTGACCGGGAACTTCGCCGGGCGCGGCGCGGTGGAGGAGCACGCCGAGGGCTGCCGGGTGACGCTCTCCGACGGCCGCACCGTGCTCGACTTCGGCTCCTACGCGGTCACCCTGCTCGGGCACCGCCACCCGGCGGCCGTCGCGGCGGTGCGCCGGCAGCTCGACGCGATGCCGACCTCCACCCGCAGCCTGGCCAACCCGGTCGCGGCCGAGGCCGCCGCCTGCCTCTCGGCCTACCTGGGCGACGCGCTGCCCAAGGTCTACTTCGGACTCAACGGCGCCGACGTGGTGGAGGTCGCGGTCAAGCTCGCCCGGCTGGCCACCGGGCGCGGACGGGTGGTGGCGGTCCGCGGCGGCTTCCACGGCAAGTCGCTCGGCGCACTCGCGCTGACCCACCATCCGCTCTACCGGGCCGGCCTGCTCGGCTGCCGGGCGGACGTGGTCCACGTCGACGCCGACGACCCGGCAGCGGTGCTGCGCGAGGTGGCCGGCGGCGAGGTCGCCGCCGTCGTCCTCGAACCGGTGCAGGGCGAGAACGGCGCCGTCCCGCTGGCCACCGGCGTGCTGCGCCAGTGGTGCGAGGACGCCGCCCGGCACGGCAGCTTCGTGATCGCCGACGAGATCCAGTGCGGACTGCGCCGGTGCGGGGAGCGCTCGGTGGCCCTCGCCGACGGCCTGCCGGTGGACGCGGTGCTGTTCGGCAAGCCGCTGGGCGGCGGTGTGCTGCCGCTGTCGGCGCTGCTCTGCTCGGAACGCATGTACGCCCCGCTGGCCGCCGATCCCTTCCTGCACTCCGCCACCTTCGGGGGCCACCCGCTGGCCTGCGCGGTGCTCCCCGCCGTGCTGCCCGTGATCGAGGAACTGGCCGAGCACGGGCGGATGTTGTCCGCAGCGCTGGACGAGGAGCTGGAGCGCCTGCGCGAACGGTATCCCGCGGTGGTGCGCGAGGTGCGCGGACGCGGGCTGCTGCGCGGGATCGACTTCTGCTCGCCGCAGGCCGCCGGCTCGGTGGTGGTCGAGCTGGCGGGCGCGGGGCTGCTGGTCTCGCCCTGCCTGAGCAGCCCGACCACCGTGCGCCTGCTGCCCCCACTGGTCAGTACCCCGGCCGACGTCGCTCAGGCGGCCGGCATCCTCGACGCCGCGATCGCGGTGGCCGAGCGCACCGTGCCGGTGACCAGCGCCGGTTGA
- a CDS encoding acyl-CoA dehydrogenase family protein, whose product MNFLHRERAVLEALMPGLDQDLARYSLAELESSPSPAIQAFREAGGPGLLVPTDNAGSGASALQAVRVQRAVGARCPSLAVATTMHHFSIAGLVEAARYGNGLEGLLLEAIAKDRMLVASGFAEGRPGQNILSPHITAERRGEVIVLNGSKMPCSLSRSMDLLTCSVVLRGEDGVDRLGVALVPAGTPGITVRPFWGTPILAGAESDEVVLTDVELDPQMVVPTEVTADAVPDALNVAGFLWFEVLLTAGYLGVASALVERTLLRPGGTQDDPTPYLVAIEAAMLAVEAVARAMADEEWNDALLVQALTARYAAQDAIARTTRTCLAALGGMAFIGSPDGSYLASAAVGLTFHPPARSRMARPLRDFLDGHPLRIG is encoded by the coding sequence GTGAACTTCCTGCATCGCGAACGTGCCGTACTCGAAGCGCTCATGCCCGGCCTGGACCAGGACCTCGCGCGGTACTCGCTGGCCGAACTGGAGAGCTCGCCGAGCCCGGCGATCCAGGCGTTCCGGGAGGCCGGCGGACCAGGACTGCTGGTGCCCACGGACAACGCCGGCTCGGGGGCGAGCGCGCTGCAGGCCGTCCGGGTGCAGCGCGCGGTGGGCGCCCGCTGCCCCTCGCTCGCGGTGGCCACCACGATGCACCACTTCTCGATCGCCGGGCTGGTCGAGGCCGCCCGCTACGGCAACGGCCTGGAAGGGCTGCTGCTGGAGGCCATCGCGAAGGACCGGATGCTGGTCGCCTCCGGGTTCGCCGAGGGCCGCCCGGGCCAGAACATCCTGAGCCCGCACATCACCGCCGAGCGGCGCGGCGAGGTGATCGTGCTGAACGGCAGCAAGATGCCGTGCAGCCTCTCCCGGTCGATGGACCTGCTGACCTGCTCGGTCGTGCTGCGCGGCGAGGACGGCGTGGACCGGCTCGGCGTCGCCCTGGTCCCCGCCGGCACCCCGGGCATCACGGTGCGCCCGTTCTGGGGCACGCCGATCCTGGCGGGTGCCGAGAGCGACGAAGTCGTGCTCACCGACGTCGAGTTGGACCCGCAGATGGTGGTGCCCACCGAGGTCACCGCCGACGCCGTGCCGGATGCGCTGAACGTCGCGGGCTTCCTCTGGTTCGAGGTGCTGCTGACGGCCGGCTACCTGGGGGTGGCCAGCGCGCTGGTGGAGCGGACCCTGCTGCGCCCGGGTGGCACGCAGGACGATCCGACCCCCTATCTGGTCGCGATCGAGGCAGCGATGCTCGCGGTCGAAGCCGTCGCCCGCGCGATGGCGGACGAGGAGTGGAACGACGCCCTGCTGGTCCAGGCGCTGACCGCCCGCTACGCGGCGCAGGACGCGATCGCGCGTACCACCAGGACCTGCCTGGCGGCGCTGGGCGGCATGGCGTTCATCGGCTCCCCGGACGGCTCGTACCTGGCTTCGGCCGCCGTCGGACTGACCTTCCACCCGCCCGCCCGCAGCCGGATGGCCCGCCCGTTGCGGGACTTCCTGGACGGTCATCCGTTGCGGATCGGCTGA
- a CDS encoding phosphodiester glycosidase family protein, with protein MSTGMSRRQGVLAGLLVLIAPFTVAAAPERAAGHRGLPLGAAGLPETRSVQRIAPGVSLTTIVRGRVSPADHWTVDVAVPTGVVPPTLDPDTPQSVLGSRANAEAIAAKLTAAGYAPTVSEQDSPAFKDFAGGPQGYVVRVGAFADQPSATVLAGTLAKLGYATSTLNTGMDSTQADGPWVLHELVIDPEQFKGTIAESHGGTMTGRRTTSQLATAAGALAAVNGGFFVISPSDGTPGESAGMVVENGKVLRESTDGRITAILRDGGRQLQFAKLTTRLSVSAGGTRHTIQGLNRPAGLIRDCGHPGEQPTGKPLMDVTCTNANESVLLTPEFGAAPPTGPGEQAVLDASGRVVSLGARDGAAVPAGDSVLQSIGTEAGWLAGAVQVGQQVTLQTRVTDEHGRPVTFGPHDSVVNGGPQLLEGGHEVIDPVADGVAHPGDPSYFYGWGIRRNPRTVIGKDGQGRLVLLEADGREPGYSQGLSLDEEAKALRSLGVVAAMNLDGGGSSAMSVAGGLVSRPSDATGERPVGDAVVVVPAAASTGA; from the coding sequence ATGTCCACAGGTATGTCGCGGCGCCAGGGCGTACTCGCCGGTCTGCTGGTGTTGATCGCACCGTTCACCGTCGCCGCGGCGCCGGAGCGGGCCGCCGGCCACCGGGGGCTGCCGCTGGGCGCCGCCGGTCTGCCGGAGACCCGCAGCGTCCAGCGGATCGCCCCGGGGGTGAGCCTGACCACCATCGTGCGGGGGAGGGTCTCGCCGGCCGACCACTGGACGGTCGACGTGGCGGTCCCCACCGGTGTGGTGCCGCCCACCCTGGACCCCGACACCCCGCAGTCGGTGCTCGGCAGCCGGGCCAACGCCGAGGCGATCGCCGCCAAGCTGACCGCCGCCGGCTATGCCCCGACCGTCAGCGAGCAGGACAGCCCGGCCTTCAAGGACTTCGCGGGCGGTCCGCAGGGCTACGTGGTGCGGGTCGGGGCCTTCGCCGACCAGCCCTCGGCCACGGTGCTCGCGGGCACCCTCGCGAAGCTCGGCTACGCCACCTCCACCCTCAACACCGGGATGGACAGCACCCAGGCCGACGGACCCTGGGTGCTGCACGAACTGGTCATCGACCCGGAGCAGTTCAAGGGCACGATCGCGGAATCCCACGGCGGCACCATGACCGGGCGCCGCACCACCAGCCAACTGGCCACCGCCGCGGGCGCGCTGGCGGCGGTGAACGGCGGCTTCTTCGTGATCAGCCCGAGCGACGGAACGCCCGGCGAGTCGGCGGGCATGGTGGTGGAGAACGGCAAGGTGCTGCGCGAGAGCACCGACGGCCGCATCACGGCCATCCTGCGCGACGGCGGCAGGCAGCTGCAGTTCGCCAAGCTGACCACGCGGCTGAGCGTCTCGGCCGGTGGCACCCGGCACACCATTCAGGGGCTGAACCGGCCCGCCGGACTGATCCGGGACTGCGGCCACCCCGGTGAGCAGCCCACCGGCAAGCCGCTGATGGACGTCACCTGCACCAACGCGAACGAATCCGTGCTGCTCACCCCGGAGTTCGGTGCCGCCCCGCCGACCGGACCGGGCGAGCAGGCGGTCCTCGACGCGAGCGGCCGGGTGGTCTCCCTCGGTGCCCGCGACGGGGCGGCGGTACCGGCCGGCGACTCGGTGCTGCAGTCGATCGGCACCGAGGCCGGCTGGCTGGCCGGCGCCGTGCAGGTCGGTCAGCAGGTCACCCTGCAGACCCGGGTGACCGACGAGCACGGCCGCCCGGTCACCTTCGGCCCGCACGACTCGGTGGTCAACGGCGGCCCGCAGCTGCTCGAAGGCGGCCACGAGGTCATCGACCCGGTCGCCGACGGCGTGGCGCACCCGGGCGACCCGTCGTACTTCTACGGCTGGGGCATCCGGCGCAACCCGCGCACGGTGATCGGCAAGGACGGTCAGGGCCGCTTGGTGCTGCTGGAGGCCGACGGCCGCGAGCCCGGCTACAGCCAGGGCCTGAGCCTGGACGAGGAGGCCAAGGCCCTGCGGTCGCTCGGCGTGGTCGCGGCCATGAACCTCGACGGCGGCGGCTCCTCGGCCATGTCCGTGGCAGGCGGCCTGGTCAGCAGGCCCTCCGACGCCACCGGCGAGCGCCCGGTGGGCGACGCGGTGGTGGTCGTCCCGGCGGCTGCGTCGACGGGCGCCTGA
- a CDS encoding cytochrome P450, which translates to MNSPVNGLLDGPASAEAALAAALAPDSGHGPYASLAVLREIAPVFHWRQGNLDTRFLTRFADCQAALSDPGFIVPDRDWLLRERPDWTGHPAADFFYSSLLGTNGPGHERLRRPVQRAFSARRVAALAAAVAGHVDALLDRFADATAHGGAADFQALVGYPLAVAVVGEVIGVPRADQERFHRLGRGAARLLEPVRTAADWQRADQAVLELRAYFADLLAQRRARPGEDLASSLQAHPDPAEPPLGGQELVDLLLLVFVAGFETTVGLLGTAVFALLTHPDQLALLRADPALLPGAVEESLRWDGPVLMTERLAARPMELGGTKVPAGGSVTTVLGAANRDPARYRDPDAFLVRRADVRVLSFSAGAHYCLGAGLARLEGSVLLERLFARFPALALAGAPVRRESAALRSFDVLPLAATG; encoded by the coding sequence TTGAACAGCCCCGTGAACGGTCTGCTGGACGGTCCGGCGAGTGCCGAGGCCGCGCTGGCCGCGGCACTCGCCCCGGACAGCGGCCACGGCCCGTATGCGTCGCTGGCGGTGCTGCGCGAGATCGCTCCGGTCTTCCACTGGCGGCAGGGAAATCTGGACACCCGTTTCCTGACCCGCTTCGCCGACTGCCAGGCCGCGCTGAGCGATCCCGGGTTCATCGTGCCCGACCGGGACTGGCTGCTGCGGGAGCGGCCGGACTGGACGGGGCACCCGGCGGCGGATTTCTTCTACTCCTCGCTCCTCGGCACGAACGGGCCCGGGCACGAACGGCTGCGCCGGCCGGTGCAGCGGGCGTTCAGCGCCAGAAGGGTCGCGGCCCTGGCGGCGGCCGTGGCCGGGCACGTCGACGCCCTGCTCGACCGGTTCGCCGATGCCACCGCGCACGGTGGTGCGGCGGACTTCCAGGCCTTGGTGGGCTATCCGCTGGCGGTCGCCGTGGTGGGCGAGGTGATCGGCGTCCCCCGGGCGGACCAGGAGCGGTTCCACCGGCTGGGGCGTGGGGCCGCACGGCTGCTGGAGCCGGTGCGCACGGCGGCGGACTGGCAGCGCGCCGACCAGGCGGTGCTGGAGCTGCGCGCGTACTTCGCCGACCTGCTGGCGCAGCGGCGGGCCCGCCCGGGCGAGGACCTGGCCTCCAGCCTGCAGGCCCACCCGGATCCCGCCGAGCCGCCGCTCGGCGGGCAGGAGCTGGTGGACCTGCTGCTGCTGGTCTTCGTGGCCGGCTTCGAGACCACCGTGGGCCTGCTCGGCACGGCGGTGTTCGCCCTGCTGACCCACCCCGACCAGCTGGCCCTGCTGCGCGCCGATCCCGCGCTGCTGCCCGGCGCGGTCGAGGAGTCGCTGCGCTGGGACGGGCCGGTGCTGATGACCGAGCGGCTGGCCGCCCGCCCGATGGAGCTGGGCGGTACGAAGGTCCCGGCGGGCGGCAGCGTGACCACGGTGCTCGGCGCGGCCAACCGCGACCCCGCGCGCTATCGGGACCCGGACGCGTTCCTGGTACGGCGTGCGGACGTCCGGGTGCTCAGCTTCAGCGCGGGGGCGCACTACTGCCTCGGCGCGGGGCTGGCCCGGCTGGAGGGGTCCGTGCTGCTGGAGCGGCTCTTCGCGAGGTTCCCCGCGCTCGCCCTGGCCGGCGCGCCGGTGCGGCGCGAGTCGGCCGCCCTGCGCTCGTTCGACGTGCTGCCGCTGGCCGCCACCGGCTAG